ACATGCTCGGCGTCACCGTCGGGTGGATCCAGGAGGACGACGAACCCGAGGCCCGGCGTGAAAAGTACGGCTGCGACATCACGTACGGCACCAACTCGGAGTTCGGGTTCGACTACCTGCGCGACAACATGGCCGGTTCGATCGAGCAGAAGGTGCAGCACGCCCACGATTTCGCGATCGTCGACGAGGTCGACAACATCCTGATCGACGAAGCCCGGACCCCGCTGATCATCTCCGGCGCACCGGAGGAGGCAGCCCAGACCTACTACACCTTCGCCCGGCTGGCCCGGCAGTTGACCGGCGTGCCGGCCAAGACCAAGCTGAAGTCGATGGGCGAGTCCAAGGACACGTCGAGTGCCGATTTCGACTACGAGTACGACGAGAAGCACAAGACCGTCGCGCCGACCGAGCGTGGTGTGGCCAACACCGAGAAGTTCATCGGAGTGGAGAACCTTTACCTGGCCGAAAACGGCAACCTGGTCAATCACCTGATCCAGGCGCTGAAGGCCGAGTCGCTCTACAAGAAGGACAAGGACTACGCGGTGGTCGACGGCGAAGTCATGATCATCGACGAGTTCACCGGCCGGATCCTCGAAGGACGGCGCTGGTCGGAGGGGCTCCACCAGGCGGTCGAGGCCAAGGAAGGGGTGGCGATCCAGGAGGAGAACCAGACCCTGGCCACGATCACCCTCCAGAACTACTTCCGGCTGTACGACAAGCTTTCCGGGATGACCGGCACGGCCCTGACCGAGGCAACCGAGTTCATGAAGATCTACAAGGTCCCGGTGGTCGAGGTTCCGACCAACAAGCCGGTGGTCCGGGACGACCAGAACGACCAGATCTTCAAGACCAAGGACGGCAAGTGGAACGCGGTGATCAACGAGCTGGTCGCCCGGAACGCGACCGGCCAGCCGATCCTGGTCGGCACCGTCTCGGTCGAGGTCTCGGAAATGATCTCGGCCCAGCTGAAACGGCGGGGGATCGAGCACGTGGTGCTGAACGCCAAGCCCGAACACGCCGAAAAGGAGGGCGAGACGATCGCCCAGGCCGGACGGCTCGGCGCGGTCACGATCGCCACCAACATGGCCGGCCGCGGGGTCGACATCAAGCTCGGTGGCGACCCGGAGGGTATGTCCCACCCGGTGCTGGCCAAGCGGGGCCTTGAGCCGGAGGATGAGGGTTACAACGAGGCCCTGGAAGAGCTCGCCGCGGAACTCAGGCCCCAGTGCGAGGCCGAGGCGGCCGAAGTCAAGGAACTGGGCGGCCTGTTCATCTGCGGCACCGAGCGTCACGAGTCCCGCCGGATCGACAATCAGCTCCGTGGTCGTTCCGGTCGCCAGGGCGACCCCGGCGCATCGCGCTTCTTCCTCTCGGCCGAGGATGACGTGATCCGGCTGTTCGCCGGCGATCGCATCTACAAGATCCTCGACCGGCTTGGTCCGGTGGACGAGGAGGGCGAGGAACTTCCACTCGAAGCGAAGATGCTGACCAAGACGGTCGAGAACGCCCAGAAGAAGGTCGAGGAGCAGAACTTCCTGATCCGCAAGCGGGTGCTCGAGTACGACGACGTGATGAACGAGCAGCGCCGCGTGATCTACAAGTACCGCGGCGAGATCCTCGAAGGCCGTGACATGTCCGGCGTGATCCGGGAAGAGCTCGGCGGGGTGGTTACCCGGTTGGTCGAGGAGTACACGCCCGGAGACGTGATCGAGGAGTGGGACCTGCCCGGACTCGACGATCGTCTGCACCAGATCTGGCCCTGCTCGATCGATGTGGCCGGGATGGCCCCGGAGTCGGTCGAAACCTCGGCGCTCGCCGCCGACCTGGTCGAGGACGCACTCAAGGCCTACGACGAACGGGAACAGCAGCTCGGCGAAGAGGTGATGCGATACCTCGAACGCACCCTGCTGATGCAGGTGATCGACTCCCGCTGGCGTGAGCATCTCTACGACATGGACTACCTGCGGGAGGGCATCCACCTGCGTGGCTTCGCCCAGATCGATCCGCTTGTGGCCTACAAGAACGAGGGCTACTCGATGTTCTCGGAGCTGATGAACGGCATCTGGGACGAGTTCGGCCGGCTGGTCTTCAACGTCGAGGTCGAGTTCGAGGTCGAACCGGGTGACGAAGCGGCGTTCGCACCCTCGGCGGCCGGGGATCAGGCTGCGTACGACTACTCGGGCGGCACACTCGAGGGCCAGCCCTCGGCGCTGACCGAGGTCGCCGCCGGCACCACGGTCGAGACGGGTGGAATCCCGGGGGTGGCCCCGGGTGCCTTCGCGAGCCCTGATGCGGTCCCGGGGGTGGCGACCAAGGTCAAGTCGGAACGGGAGAACATCGGTCGAAACGACCCCTGCTGGTGTGGTTCCGGCAAGAAGTTCAAGAAGTGTCACGGGCAGTAGCCGGCGGACCTTCGTTCTCGAGACCGGAAACGTGACCCCGCAGGAGAAGGTCGCACGGGAGTTTGTCTCGGCCTTCAATCGGGCGGAGCTCGACTCCTTCGTCGCCATCCTCGATCCGGAGGTTGAACTCCACTCGATGCGTGGGCTGAAGAGGGGGCGGGAGGAGGCTCGGATCTGGGCGACCAGGGCACCCGGAGGGGTCCAGCAGAGCGTGACCATCAACTCGGCCGAATCGGTCGGTGACCGGGTGTTGCTCGAGATCGAACGCCACTGGCACTGGGCCGAGGACGATACTCACGCCTCGACCGAGAAGATGGCCTGGCTCTTCACGGTCCGGGATGGACTGATCACCACCTGGCATCCCTACGAGGACCGGACCGAAGCCAGAACCGCCTTCACCACCCCCTGAAGCCGCCATCTGCCTGAGAAACCTTCCCCCGGTGACCTGGGTTGTGATTCACACCGAGGGACCAGCCGTTGTGGCCGGCGGGTCCTGTCCGCGTTTTTTCTTTTCACATTCGCTACCGCTCGGTGTGAAAAGCAAAAAACCCGGCCACCCGCTGGAGGGGCGCCGGTGGAACAGGCCGCAACCAAGGCGGGTCGGTTCACGTTCACTGAGTTGCCGGTACCACTACCACTGTTGATGGTCGGGTGATGGGGGTTTTGGCGGTGTGCAACGAGATCCTCACCGCCCGGCCTGACCACCCAACCCGGGGGAATGGCAACGAGATCCCCGACGCCCGGCCTCACCACCCAAGCGGGGGGAGGGCGAGCTAGTGCGGGTGGGCGTGGCGGTCCAGGTCCGTGTCTTCGAAGGAGGCCGGGTCCTCCAGAGGCTCGAGGTGGGTGAAGACCGTGGCCTGTTCGAACCTCGATCGGAGGTCCTCCTCGATCCGCTCGACCAGATCGTGGCCCTGCTGGACGCTCCAGCTGCCCGGCACCAGCACGTGGATCGAGATGAACGCCCGCCGTCCTGCGGCCCGCGTTCTGAGCGCGTGAAAACCGATCTCGTTCGAGCTGTAGGAGTCGAGCACCCGGTTCACGGTTGCGAGGTCCGCCGGTGGCAGGGCCCGGTCCATCAGGCCGGACATGGCCTCCCGGACCAGTGACACACCGGTCCGGACGATGTTGGCGGCGACGACCAGGGCGA
This DNA window, taken from Solirubrobacterales bacterium, encodes the following:
- a CDS encoding nuclear transport factor 2 family protein, with translation MTPQEKVAREFVSAFNRAELDSFVAILDPEVELHSMRGLKRGREEARIWATRAPGGVQQSVTINSAESVGDRVLLEIERHWHWAEDDTHASTEKMAWLFTVRDGLITTWHPYEDRTEARTAFTTP
- the secA gene encoding preprotein translocase subunit SecA — translated: MARQLIDRALRLGEGRKFKAYQKRVDSINLLEPEMETLEDHEILEEANRIRERAKAGESLDDLLPESFALTREAARRTLGQRHYDVQLIGGMVVNDGSIAEMKTGEGKTLTSTLAVVLNALAGKSVHVVTVNDYLSKRDALWMKPIYDMLGVTVGWIQEDDEPEARREKYGCDITYGTNSEFGFDYLRDNMAGSIEQKVQHAHDFAIVDEVDNILIDEARTPLIISGAPEEAAQTYYTFARLARQLTGVPAKTKLKSMGESKDTSSADFDYEYDEKHKTVAPTERGVANTEKFIGVENLYLAENGNLVNHLIQALKAESLYKKDKDYAVVDGEVMIIDEFTGRILEGRRWSEGLHQAVEAKEGVAIQEENQTLATITLQNYFRLYDKLSGMTGTALTEATEFMKIYKVPVVEVPTNKPVVRDDQNDQIFKTKDGKWNAVINELVARNATGQPILVGTVSVEVSEMISAQLKRRGIEHVVLNAKPEHAEKEGETIAQAGRLGAVTIATNMAGRGVDIKLGGDPEGMSHPVLAKRGLEPEDEGYNEALEELAAELRPQCEAEAAEVKELGGLFICGTERHESRRIDNQLRGRSGRQGDPGASRFFLSAEDDVIRLFAGDRIYKILDRLGPVDEEGEELPLEAKMLTKTVENAQKKVEEQNFLIRKRVLEYDDVMNEQRRVIYKYRGEILEGRDMSGVIREELGGVVTRLVEEYTPGDVIEEWDLPGLDDRLHQIWPCSIDVAGMAPESVETSALAADLVEDALKAYDEREQQLGEEVMRYLERTLLMQVIDSRWREHLYDMDYLREGIHLRGFAQIDPLVAYKNEGYSMFSELMNGIWDEFGRLVFNVEVEFEVEPGDEAAFAPSAAGDQAAYDYSGGTLEGQPSALTEVAAGTTVETGGIPGVAPGAFASPDAVPGVATKVKSERENIGRNDPCWCGSGKKFKKCHGQ